GCCATTGTTCAACGTAATCCAGACGAGTTTAATGTCCGTGAATTTACGACGCAGGTGAAATATGCGGATGGCGTTTATTACCTTAGCACGCAACAAGATTTAGCTACGTGGAAGATGTTTGCCCAATACTGGGATGTTTTCGTTAAAACGCATGACGCACAAGGTGCAGTGACCTATGCGCGTGTGGTGGAAGCTTCGACAAAGGTACTCTACCAAGTTCAAGCACACCCAATTCGTGGTCAAGTACACCTAGATAGTGATATTTTTTATCCATATATCACTAAAAATGGGAGCTTATCGTTTACCTATCGTCACCGCGAAACGTTTGAAAATCCGCAGAATTATTTCAAGGAATCATTAGCTTATTGGTATGTCCGGATTTTTGGTAAGCAATTACGCAAACGGCATATCTGGGTCGGTTATGAAAAAATGGCCCAATCGGCGCATGATAGTGGGTATCATTTCTTCAATTATGTGTATCAAAACAAGCTATACGATAACTACTATTACGTGATTGATCCCAAGTCACCGGAATATCACTTTGTGAGTGATAAACTCGATAAAGTGCTGCCATTCATGTCATTTAAGTATTTTGTGTACTTGTTTGCAGCCGATACGTTGATTTCATCAGACACCCGGCGGAATGCCTATAACTTGATGCAACGTGAAACCCCAATGGGAAAAGCAATTGCGACTAAGAAATTAGTTTACTTGCAACATGGGGTTAACGGAATTAAGCGCGTGATTGATTTCTACAAAGCAGCTGGGAACTTTGACTTAGTCATTGCGCCCGATGAATGGGAAAAACAACGAATTGCGATGGCTGAATGGGGCTTTTCCGACCATGAAGTCGTAGCAGCGGGCTTACCTCGCTGGGATGTGCTACAAGACCGGACTGACGAGGTTGCGTTCAAGCAGATTTTCGTCATGCCAACGTGGCGTAACTGGATGCAAGGTATGCCGGATGAATTGTTCGTCCAATCAGAATTCTATCAAGAATATCAAGCATTTTTGACGGATCCACGTTTGAAGCAGTTACTAGTTGAAAACAATGTGCGGATTGCGTTTTTCATGCACCCTAAGTTCAAGGATTACATGCACTTGTTTACAATTGATGATGCAATTATTGATTCGTACGAGTTCCTTGAAGTACCAATGGATGAAATGATTATGAAGAGTTCCTTGATGATTTCCGATTATTCATCAGTCCAATGGGAAATGTTCTACTTGAAGAAACCTACGATATTCTATCAATTCGACCAAGCGAAGTACCTTGAATATGAAGGCACTTCGATGAATTTTGAAACGGAATTGTTTGGTGATATTACATTTACGGCGGATGAAACAATCACAACGATTGCTAATTACATCAAAACAGATTTTGCCGAAAAGCCTGAATTTGCCGCGATGCGCTCGACGTATTTTGATGTGGTTGATACGGATAATTCAAAGCGGGTTTACGAAGCAATCAAAACACATGATGATTTAATCCACAGTCCGACTACGCTCGGGATTAGTTTCCGCGTGTGGTTAGGCCGGTTTGCTAATGCGAACTTGAGTGGCTTAATGAAGTTATGGCGGAAGTTGTTCTAATATTACTTGAATCTTGTTATTTACTGCCACTTCGTGTCTGGAAATTACTTGGCGCACTGCGCTGGAAGCAACCTCACAAGCCAGTCAGTGCTTATGCCTGCGAACCGGCAACGCAAAACATCCCAGCATTTTGTTTCACAAAATACTGAATCTAATCCTAACGCGATTAGATTAGCCTTGCAGGCTGGATGTCTGTCTTGTGAGGTTCGGATAAGTTGGGACTCTACGGGAATAAATTCCCTAGACTCCTCATCTCATCCTCAGCGGAAATATGTGCTACACACATATCATCCTAGTCGTGGTGTAAAGGCTGCGCCCACCAAGCAATTTCCAGCCACTGCGTTAGTTAGTAATAATTCTCAAACTAGTGAAAATAGGCGTAGGGTATAGATTCAAACAAATCAGTTAGCGCCGATTTTGTGATGTGCTCAAACTAGTGCCGAAGGTATATTCCTTGGTATGTGCGTATTCTTAAACAAAAGCACAAAAATGAGAATCTCGCGCTAGAATAAAGAGAACCAAACTACGGAATGGTATCTACAAAGTAATCGCCATGAAGGTATCCACAGTAATTTGAATAATGTCCAATTAAGTCATTTCATTGCAATTGCAACGAAATGGCTTTTAGTTTGTTCTTATTTTGCAATTTACCTGTAATGTTCTAATGCTATCCTCGTATACATGATGGTTTAGGGGTACAAAGTATAAA
This is a stretch of genomic DNA from Periweissella cryptocerci. It encodes these proteins:
- a CDS encoding CDP-glycerol glycerophosphotransferase family protein → MSDQQWKLENVTLLIPGDYHAVQAATLGEQSLDVVVHRKWLEIELPTSEMFIDRPLRLFDGGHQAITRQDTTEITRITETDGFVLVVHALEQVMVSSIPHELIMQTQYAQVYQDYQRAEVNNEAVRLPHKIDFSSDYRQANAKIDVTHGYSFAVRYEDTPTLAALVLKQRRSTNYSVIQNDSVIDGTFNYDLEPVFSDIIDLPKNGRWDMFALVSSDNQPFELVRLYLDGDLPVHDNQRFLKTYDTNKTFDVANKQLQLYLTTDRGFSLAKNTAGNLLKEKHDMILTTSAYKHHGTTIQLAVEVATASQLDANDLQIAIVQRNPDEFNVREFTTQVKYADGVYYLSTQQDLATWKMFAQYWDVFVKTHDAQGAVTYARVVEASTKVLYQVQAHPIRGQVHLDSDIFYPYITKNGSLSFTYRHRETFENPQNYFKESLAYWYVRIFGKQLRKRHIWVGYEKMAQSAHDSGYHFFNYVYQNKLYDNYYYVIDPKSPEYHFVSDKLDKVLPFMSFKYFVYLFAADTLISSDTRRNAYNLMQRETPMGKAIATKKLVYLQHGVNGIKRVIDFYKAAGNFDLVIAPDEWEKQRIAMAEWGFSDHEVVAAGLPRWDVLQDRTDEVAFKQIFVMPTWRNWMQGMPDELFVQSEFYQEYQAFLTDPRLKQLLVENNVRIAFFMHPKFKDYMHLFTIDDAIIDSYEFLEVPMDEMIMKSSLMISDYSSVQWEMFYLKKPTIFYQFDQAKYLEYEGTSMNFETELFGDITFTADETITTIANYIKTDFAEKPEFAAMRSTYFDVVDTDNSKRVYEAIKTHDDLIHSPTTLGISFRVWLGRFANANLSGLMKLWRKLF